One segment of Paenibacillus sp. FSL R7-0337 DNA contains the following:
- a CDS encoding MazG-like family protein: MDIIEFQQWVKEYYKNRNWSDLDIFVRIGFLAEETGEVARAIRALEIGRDRPDEVAGTFLEKKSELTEELGDVLGNLIVIANKYDISLEDILISHKQKLQARYAEN, encoded by the coding sequence ATGGATATTATTGAATTTCAGCAATGGGTTAAGGAATATTATAAGAATCGCAACTGGTCAGACTTGGATATCTTTGTCCGTATTGGATTTCTTGCTGAGGAAACCGGGGAGGTAGCTCGTGCAATTCGTGCACTGGAGATTGGCAGGGATCGTCCAGATGAGGTTGCAGGTACATTTCTAGAGAAAAAATCTGAATTAACAGAAGAACTTGGAGATGTTTTAGGAAATCTCATTGTGATCGCAAATAAATATGATATATCGCTTGAAGATATCCTAATATCACATAAACAAAAGCTTCAGGCACGTTACGCAGAAAATTAA
- a CDS encoding LysR family transcriptional regulator, which yields MELTQLEYFLTVARLEHMTSASKALRITQPALSHAISKLESELGVPLFERKGRNVQLNRYGVMFSSRVEEALRNIGNGVREIEESSNADSGTVHLSYLNILGVDLIPSLIRDYQADHPKVRFDLYQGNHGDIDEALDNGTSDMLITSRETTAENKEWMVFRRLPIYIVVSSSHRFAARSSLSLFELSGEPFVGLKTNCGLKNTITSLFQNTNFELASTYYAEDLITVAGFIKAGLGVSVLPQTLGLMLDGLVWIPIQEPGWEWEVGLQWRRDHYLSPASKRFMEYIQQSREVSDLNL from the coding sequence ATGGAGCTTACACAATTGGAGTATTTTCTGACCGTAGCCCGGCTTGAGCATATGACCTCTGCGTCCAAAGCGCTGCGAATTACGCAGCCTGCCTTGAGCCATGCGATTTCCAAACTGGAAAGTGAGCTGGGGGTTCCTTTATTCGAGCGTAAGGGCCGCAATGTCCAGTTAAACCGCTATGGGGTTATGTTCAGTTCGCGGGTCGAAGAAGCGCTGCGCAATATCGGGAATGGGGTGCGGGAGATTGAGGAGTCGTCCAATGCGGACAGTGGAACCGTTCATCTGTCTTATCTGAATATTCTTGGCGTGGACCTGATCCCATCGCTTATCAGAGACTATCAGGCAGATCATCCGAAGGTACGGTTCGATCTGTATCAGGGGAATCACGGGGATATCGACGAAGCGCTGGATAACGGGACCTCGGATATGCTGATTACGTCCAGAGAGACTACGGCGGAGAATAAGGAATGGATGGTGTTTCGCAGATTACCGATTTATATTGTGGTCTCCAGCTCCCACCGGTTCGCAGCGCGTTCCTCGCTGAGTCTGTTCGAGCTGTCAGGTGAGCCGTTTGTAGGACTGAAAACGAATTGTGGACTCAAGAACACAATCACCTCCCTCTTCCAAAATACTAATTTCGAGCTGGCCTCTACCTATTATGCTGAGGATCTGATTACTGTGGCCGGCTTCATCAAAGCCGGGCTCGGCGTATCCGTACTTCCACAGACGCTGGGACTGATGCTTGACGGTCTGGTCTGGATTCCCATCCAGGAACCGGGCTGGGAATGGGAAGTGGGCCTGCAATGGCGACGGGACCATTATCTGTCCCCCGCCTCCAAAAGGTTCATGGAGTATATTCAGCAGAGTAGAGAAGTATCCGACTTAAACTTGTAA
- a CDS encoding SDR family oxidoreductase, with product MAITYASPLTEYEGKRILVTGGTKGMGQAIAARFTAAGAEVMTTARTLPAEGPASDLFVQADLSTPEGVERVIAAVKARFGRIDILVNNAGGSSTPAGGFLAASDEHWMDALNLNLLAAVRLDRGLIPLMLEQGKGVIIHISSIQRVMPLIESTIPYAAAKAALSSYSKSLSKEFSPKGIRVNRVAPGFIQTEATGDFLKSIAEVTGSVESALQSVMDALGGIPIGRPGFPEEVGELVAFLASERAASITGAEYVIDGGTVPTV from the coding sequence ATGGCTATAACTTATGCTAGTCCGCTGACAGAATACGAAGGTAAAAGAATCCTGGTAACAGGCGGTACCAAGGGAATGGGACAGGCAATCGCTGCCCGGTTCACAGCGGCAGGCGCTGAAGTTATGACTACTGCCCGGACACTTCCGGCGGAAGGGCCCGCTTCTGATTTGTTCGTCCAGGCCGATCTGTCCACGCCCGAAGGCGTGGAGCGGGTCATTGCTGCAGTCAAGGCCCGGTTCGGGCGGATCGACATTCTGGTGAATAACGCTGGCGGCAGCTCAACACCAGCTGGGGGATTTCTCGCAGCATCCGATGAACACTGGATGGATGCGCTGAATCTGAACCTGCTGGCAGCTGTGCGGCTGGACCGGGGGCTGATCCCGCTCATGCTGGAGCAGGGCAAGGGAGTCATCATCCACATCTCTTCCATTCAAAGAGTGATGCCGCTGATCGAATCGACCATCCCCTATGCAGCCGCCAAAGCTGCTTTAAGCAGTTACAGCAAGAGCTTATCTAAGGAATTCTCTCCGAAGGGTATCCGGGTGAACCGGGTCGCGCCGGGCTTCATTCAAACCGAAGCAACCGGGGACTTCTTGAAGAGTATCGCGGAGGTGACAGGCAGCGTAGAAAGTGCGCTGCAATCGGTAATGGACGCGCTGGGCGGCATTCCCATCGGACGCCCCGGCTTCCCTGAGGAGGTGGGCGAGCTGGTGGCCTTCCTCGCTTCCGAACGCGCAGCCTCCATTACGGGTGCTGAGTACGTGATTGACGGGGGAACTGTACCTACGGTGTAA